TCTCTGATTTCCTACGTTTGGGACAATGACCCTTATATCCTCCCTTTCCTTTTTTAAAAGACTCTGCTATAGTATTCGTCACCCCATTAATATCAACGTTTAAATGATCATCTTTTTCATCCCAGCGAAATAAAAATGAAGGCGGAACGCCTTCCTTATTCCGTAGTTCAGCAATCACAAGACGCCCATCTGGTGCTGTTCTTCGTTCCTTATACTCTTCCAAGATATAATCTTTATCACAATAACAAACTTGCCACGAAACGTTAAATGCCCCATCAGCTCCCTGCTCAAAGTTGTCACCTTTATATTTTGCGCCTTTCCAATGGGACATGACTTCCCTCCTTTCTGCTATTATTAGTTGTGATCAACTCGCATTCCTGTTCCCTAAAGCACTGCAAACTGCATAAAAGGCCACAGAGAGATTCTCTGGAGATACTTTTAAACGTATTAGGAAGACTAAAAATAAATATGAAGAATCCAGTTATTAGTCCCAACGTAGCTCCTACCAGAGAAATCACTAATCCATAACTAACTTGACAGGAACTAGAAAATCCATCACGAGTTATTGAGAAAAATGCGCTTGATATAACTGCAGACAAAAAACAGACGAGTATCACTGCGTTAGAAAATAGCAAAATCCTGGACTGCCGAATTCTAGATCTCTGATGCAGAACGACAAGAGCGATCACAGAAAAAACTGCAATAAAAATCCCAAAAATAAAGGATGTGATCGCTTTATTGTAATCAGTAATCCCGTAGTGTATATATTGTGATAGACTCCAACCCGAGATTGATAACCCATTTGACTGTATCCACGGTTGAAATACTCCTACAACTATTAGTATTGAGAATAACAAAGCTATAAGATACAGAATTTTATGAGTCACTCGACTAACATCCCATCTAACTCTGCGACGAACATATTGAAGAAAGATTGCTATGACGTTACCAGAATCCCTTCCTGTACCAGCACCTACCACAACTAAAGAAGTAACACAATATATTAATGCAAGAGTTGTCCATTTGTTATCGTAAAAGGTTAAGCCTGCCCCTACTAATCCTAAAGACAATGATACATGTACGAGATTAATTCCAGCTAATTGAGCTCCAATTTGTTTCCACCAGTTATAAGGTAAGAACTTGTCAAAATATATGAAAAAACCTGCTATAGTAAGAAATGCCATAAAACATATAACGACATATATAAGCGGTGCATTGATTCGTGTTAAAGTACCACTTAAAGCTGCAGCCACTCCGAAACAAGACAACCCCTTAGATTTTATGTACTTTTGACTATTTGTTTTTAAAATCTCCAGTTTATATGAACTCAGATGATGCAAGTCCGGCAAATCATTATTATTTGTACTATTAAAGTCATTTACCATGATCGACCTTGTTTCTTTATCCAATGTGCGGGTTCTGCAATATCGGACACTTATTATCATCTGCCATTTGATAACTCCATTGGGTTTATTCGTAACTCATGAGGTGGGTATAGTTTAAATGGACATAGTCTTTTTGTCAAAGCAAAGACCGCGATAACGTTATTGCGAGGGGATGATCCCTAGAGTTTTAGTATGGAATGTCGACGTGGCAATCTTGATAGTTAGTTTCATATAGTTTTGATAGAGATTGCTTCGTCGTCCTTCCATGATATATAGGTATATGGAAGGACTTGCAATGACGCATGGTATATGAACTGGGGGCGAGACGATCCTCGCCCCTACGATGTTGTCACGGATGACGGTGGAGAACCTCTGCGGATTTTTCTTCTACTAATGAAAAGGACTGTGTTATAATGTGCTAATTCTAAAAAGGATGAGAGGTGCGGTCGAATGCGGGTGGCTATTATAGGGCTGGGGCTCATCGGCGGATCGCTGGGGCTGGCACTGAAGGCGGCTGGAGCCGAGGTGTCTGGGTATGCGAGGCGTTCTGAAACTGCCTCTGCTGCGTTAGCTCGTGGGGTTGTCGACAAGTGCGGTTCCGATATGCCGTCGACGATCAAGGGCGCGGATATCATAGTTATCGCGACTCCCGTCCTTGCCGTGAAAGACGTATTGGTGGAAATAGCTGAGCATTTTACAAAAGGAGTCATCGTCACCGATGTCGCCAGCACCAAAGCCGACGTCATGAAATGGGCAGAGGAATATCTTCCCGAAAAGGCCTATTTTATCGGCGGGCATCCCATGGCTGGGAGAGAGTTCGCCGGTATAGCCGCCGCCGATGCCGATTTGTTCCGTGGCTGCACGTATTGCCTGGTCCCCGGCGGCAACGTTAAGGCCGAATCGCGCAGGAAGATGGAAGACATGGTGAAGACCGTCGGCGCCAAACCCTTCTACATCGATGCGAAGGAGCATGACGCGTTTGTCGCGGGTATAAGCCACCTGCCGCATTTGCTGTCGGTCGCGCTTGTGTCGACAACCGTCAATGATCCCAACTGGACGGCCATGTCCAGGCTGGCGTCGTCGGGTTACAGGGACACAACGCGTCTGGCGTCCGGCGATCCGAGGATGAGCCGCGACATATGTCTTACCAACAAAAAACATATCGTTGAAGCTTTAGACAGATACATCGACAGTCTTCAAGAGCTGCGTCGTCTGGTAAGCGGCGGAGACGAGAAAATAGAGGAATACTTCATCAAGGTCAGAGAAGCAAGAGAGGACTGGCTGCGCCAGAGATGATGTCTATTGGATAAGTGTTTGACCAATCGCAAATCCCTGCGCGGGGACATCACTACACCCGGAGATAAGTCGATATCTCACCGCGCCCTTATTTTGAACAGTATCGCCAAAGGAAAGGCGCGCATAGAGAACCTTTCATCAGGCGATGACGTTCGTTCCACTATGTCGTGTCTTCAGGCGCTGGGCGTAAAAATAACAGGCGAGGGCGATGTCTTCATGGTCGACGGCGTCGGCCCCGGCGGGTTCAGGTCTCCGGACGATGTGCTCAACGCCGGCAATAGCGGCACTACGATGCGTCTTATGGGGGGCCTGCTCGCGGCTCAGCCGTTCTTCTCGGTTATAACGGGCGACGCTTCGCTGCGCTCGCGCCCTATGGACCGTCTGATCAATCCCCTGCGTCACATGGGCGCGGATATATGGGGGCGGAAGAATGATTCACTGGCGCCGCTGGCGATAAAAGGCCGCGGGCTGAAGGGTATAACGTACAAAATGCCGGTGGCCAGCGCCCAGATAAA
This is a stretch of genomic DNA from Dehalococcoidia bacterium. It encodes these proteins:
- a CDS encoding prephenate dehydrogenase, with the translated sequence MVKTVGAKPFYIDAKEHDAFVAGISHLPHLLSVALVSTTVNDPNWTAMSRLASSGYRDTTRLASGDPRMSRDICLTNKKHIVEALDRYIDSLQELRRLVSGGDEKIEEYFIKVREAREDWLRQR